The Gemmatimonadota bacterium genome has a segment encoding these proteins:
- a CDS encoding aspartate aminotransferase family protein, translated as MATLAPADLSLEELWMPFTANRAFKRAPRLLAKAHGMYYTDVDGNEILDGTAGLWCVNAGHCREPIVTAVQKAAATLDYAPGFNMGHPLQFQLATRLAAMTPGDLDHVFFGNSGSEAVDTALKIALAYHQSRGEPQRRRLVGRVRGYHGVGFGGISVGGLENNKKAFASHLMPHTDAHLPQTHGIAENFFSRGQPVHGAHLADALETMVATYGGDTIAAVIVEPVAGSAGVLVPPRGYLEKLREICSAHGILLIFDEVITGFGRLGSAFGSTYFGVTPDIMTVAKGITNAAVPMGAVFVRNGIYESVVNAAEGGIEFFHGYTYSGHPLACAAALATLDLYRDEGLFERAAELAPYWQDAIHSLKGEPHIVDIRNVGLVAGIELATRDGKLGARAMDIHVNCFRNGLLIRVTGDIIALSPPLIIEKPQIDRIVDGIRTAIRSVD; from the coding sequence ATGGCCACTCTCGCCCCCGCCGACCTGTCGCTTGAGGAACTCTGGATGCCGTTTACGGCGAACCGGGCGTTCAAGCGAGCCCCGCGCCTGCTCGCCAAGGCCCACGGGATGTACTACACGGACGTGGATGGGAACGAGATCCTGGACGGAACGGCCGGGTTGTGGTGCGTCAACGCGGGACACTGCCGCGAGCCGATTGTCACAGCGGTCCAAAAGGCGGCGGCAACATTGGACTATGCCCCAGGCTTCAACATGGGGCACCCGCTGCAATTCCAGCTGGCGACGCGGCTGGCTGCCATGACGCCCGGCGACCTCGACCACGTGTTCTTCGGCAATTCGGGGTCCGAGGCAGTCGACACGGCCCTGAAGATTGCGCTCGCGTACCACCAATCGCGGGGCGAACCGCAGCGCCGGCGCCTCGTTGGCCGCGTGCGCGGGTACCATGGCGTGGGATTCGGCGGCATCTCCGTCGGCGGGCTCGAAAACAACAAGAAGGCGTTTGCGTCGCACCTGATGCCGCACACGGATGCACATCTTCCGCAGACGCATGGCATCGCCGAGAACTTCTTCAGCCGCGGGCAGCCAGTACACGGTGCCCATTTGGCTGATGCATTGGAAACGATGGTGGCGACGTACGGCGGTGACACGATTGCTGCCGTGATCGTGGAGCCGGTGGCGGGGTCGGCCGGCGTCCTGGTGCCGCCTCGGGGCTACCTGGAGAAGTTGCGCGAGATCTGCTCGGCGCACGGCATCCTGTTGATCTTTGACGAGGTCATTACGGGGTTTGGACGGCTCGGGTCGGCATTCGGCAGCACGTATTTTGGGGTGACGCCGGACATCATGACGGTGGCCAAGGGGATCACCAATGCGGCCGTCCCGATGGGGGCGGTGTTCGTTCGCAACGGGATCTACGAGAGCGTGGTGAATGCCGCGGAAGGCGGGATCGAGTTTTTCCACGGGTACACATACTCGGGACATCCGCTGGCGTGCGCGGCGGCCCTGGCCACACTGGACCTGTATCGGGACGAAGGGTTGTTCGAGCGGGCGGCGGAACTGGCGCCGTACTGGCAGGATGCCATCCACTCGCTCAAGGGCGAACCCCACATCGTCGACATCCGCAACGTGGGGCTGGTCGCCGGCATCGAGCTGGCCACGCGCGACGGCAAGCTTGGAGCGCGGGCGATGGACATTCATGTGAATTGCTTCCGGAACGGCCTGCTGATTCGCGTGACCGGGGACATCATCGCGCTGTCTCCGCCGCTCATCATCGAGAAGCCGCAGATCGACCGGATCGTGGACGGGATTCGCACCGCGATTCGCTCGGTCGACTAG
- a CDS encoding zinc-binding dehydrogenase — MRALTISAHGGAEQLVYREDLAPPELRRPDDVLVRVHAAALNHLDLFMLGGLPHITMTPPWVMGSDGAGVVEAAGPAAGVTPGDRVMLNPGMSCGTCEYCRDEADPLCLSYGILGEHHPGTLADYVVVPGRNVARIPDHVLFTEAAALPLATLTAWRMVMTRAQVRAGDAVLIWGIGGGVAQQALQICKGIGARVWVTSSSDDKLDRARALGADEVINHSRGDVGREIRARTGKRGVDVVVDSVGQATWKQSLGALGKRGRLVTCGGTSGPMVETDVRRLFWNQWTILGSTMGTAREFAAVAAEFSAGRLRPIVDSVIPLAEGRRAFERLASGQQFGKVVVDVRGGTPG; from the coding sequence ATGCGAGCGCTAACCATCTCCGCCCACGGTGGGGCCGAACAGCTGGTCTACCGCGAGGATCTCGCGCCGCCGGAGCTGCGCCGTCCCGACGATGTCCTGGTGCGCGTGCATGCGGCCGCACTCAACCATCTGGACCTGTTCATGTTGGGGGGATTGCCGCACATCACCATGACCCCTCCCTGGGTCATGGGGTCGGATGGGGCCGGGGTGGTGGAGGCCGCCGGTCCCGCGGCGGGCGTAACGCCGGGAGACCGCGTGATGCTCAATCCCGGGATGTCCTGTGGGACGTGCGAATACTGCCGGGACGAAGCGGATCCCCTCTGCCTCAGCTACGGCATTCTCGGTGAACACCATCCCGGCACGTTGGCGGACTACGTCGTGGTGCCGGGGCGCAACGTGGCCCGGATCCCTGACCACGTGCTGTTCACGGAAGCGGCCGCGCTGCCGCTGGCCACGCTGACGGCCTGGCGCATGGTCATGACCCGGGCGCAGGTCCGTGCGGGCGATGCGGTGCTGATTTGGGGGATCGGGGGCGGGGTGGCGCAGCAGGCCCTGCAGATCTGCAAGGGGATTGGCGCGCGGGTTTGGGTGACGTCGAGCAGCGACGACAAGCTCGATCGCGCACGTGCACTGGGCGCAGACGAGGTGATCAACCACTCGCGGGGTGACGTCGGTCGCGAGATCCGCGCGCGGACGGGCAAGCGCGGTGTGGATGTCGTGGTCGACAGCGTGGGCCAGGCGACCTGGAAACAATCGTTAGGCGCGCTCGGCAAGCGGGGGCGACTGGTGACCTGCGGGGGCACATCGGGACCGATGGTGGAGACCGACGTGCGGCGGCTGTTCTGGAACCAGTGGACGATCCTGGGGTCGACGATGGGGACGGCGCGTGAATTTGCGGCCGTTGCTGCGGAATTCTCCGCGGGGCGACTGCGGCCCATCGTGGACTCCGTGATTCCGCTGGCAGAGGGACGCCGTGCATTTGAGCGACTCGCGTCCGGGCAGCAGTTTGGCAAGGTGGTGGTAGACGTCCGGGGAGGAACCCCCGGGTGA
- a CDS encoding NAD(P)-binding protein, whose translation MDEAVTRRDFLNGVAIGLGALGALTPPELLRAGLLGQAGEDYPPARTGLRGSHDGAFEAAHRLRDGATADAFGRATPVDGRYDLVVVGAGISGLSAAHFFREQAGPRAKILILDNHDDFGGHARRNEFAVDGRLLLGYGGTQSIDGPAGYSAEAKALLKALAIDTQAFYRHYDREYFTRLKLTPGVFFSKESFGRDVLVPRPRGNGDRAFLAKAPLSAQARRDLLRLHTERKDYLAGRTREAKLQLLAKTSYKDWLLQHVRVGADVVAMLQNSTHDLYGVGIDAVPAGDCRGLGFAGFSGLGLDDVAGPGQGLSAAGGDEEPYIFHFPDGNASIARLLVRRLVPGVLDGRTMDDIVLARARYAALDNARNAVRIRLRATAVRVRHLRPNHAGDVEVTYVRDGRAARVNAGACVLACWHGTIPHLCPEIPREQQQAMKYQVKVPLVYTNVAIRNWTSLARQGVHSVRCPGMYWSGVSVDFPVSMGSYRFARGPEEPVVLHILRTPNQPGLPARDQHRVGRTELLATPFVTYEAQVRDQLARVLGPGGFDPARDIAGITVNRWSHGYTYEYNSLYDPAWAPGQAPHELARVTRGRIAIANADAAAYAYTDAAIDQAWRAASELTGPGRRGGPSRPGAG comes from the coding sequence ATGGACGAGGCGGTCACGCGTCGTGACTTCCTGAACGGTGTCGCGATCGGCCTCGGCGCGTTAGGCGCCCTGACGCCGCCGGAGCTGCTCCGGGCCGGCTTGCTGGGGCAGGCTGGGGAGGACTATCCGCCCGCGCGGACCGGCTTGCGTGGGAGCCACGATGGCGCGTTCGAGGCGGCCCATCGCCTGCGGGATGGGGCGACGGCGGACGCGTTCGGTCGGGCCACGCCGGTGGATGGGCGGTATGACCTGGTGGTGGTCGGCGCTGGCATCTCCGGCCTGAGTGCGGCGCACTTCTTTCGCGAGCAGGCCGGACCACGGGCGAAGATCCTGATCCTCGACAACCACGATGACTTCGGCGGGCACGCCCGCCGCAACGAGTTTGCCGTCGACGGCCGGTTGTTGCTCGGGTACGGCGGGACGCAATCGATTGATGGACCCGCCGGCTATTCCGCCGAGGCGAAGGCGCTGCTGAAGGCGCTGGCCATCGACACGCAGGCGTTTTATCGCCACTACGACCGCGAGTACTTCACGCGGCTCAAGCTTACGCCTGGCGTGTTCTTCAGCAAGGAATCGTTTGGCCGCGACGTGCTGGTGCCGCGGCCGCGAGGCAACGGGGATCGGGCCTTCCTGGCGAAGGCGCCGCTCAGTGCCCAGGCGCGGCGCGACCTGCTGCGGCTCCACACCGAACGGAAGGACTACCTCGCCGGCCGCACCCGGGAGGCCAAGCTCCAGCTCCTGGCGAAAACGAGCTACAAGGACTGGTTGCTGCAGCACGTGCGGGTGGGCGCCGACGTCGTGGCGATGTTGCAGAACAGCACCCATGACCTGTACGGCGTGGGGATCGACGCGGTGCCGGCGGGTGATTGTCGGGGGTTGGGTTTCGCCGGTTTTTCCGGGCTCGGCCTCGATGACGTGGCTGGTCCCGGCCAGGGGCTGTCCGCGGCGGGCGGCGACGAAGAACCGTACATCTTCCATTTCCCCGACGGCAACGCGAGCATCGCGCGGCTCCTGGTCCGCCGATTGGTGCCCGGTGTGCTCGACGGCCGGACGATGGACGACATCGTCCTGGCCCGCGCGCGATATGCGGCGCTCGACAACGCGAGGAATGCCGTTCGGATCCGGCTGCGCGCCACGGCGGTGCGCGTGCGCCACCTGCGACCCAACCATGCCGGCGATGTCGAGGTCACCTACGTACGCGACGGCCGGGCCGCGCGGGTGAACGCGGGCGCGTGTGTCCTGGCCTGCTGGCATGGGACCATCCCCCACCTGTGTCCCGAGATCCCACGCGAGCAGCAGCAGGCGATGAAGTACCAGGTGAAGGTGCCGCTCGTCTACACCAATGTCGCCATCCGGAACTGGACCTCTCTCGCGCGGCAAGGCGTGCACAGTGTGCGCTGTCCCGGGATGTACTGGAGCGGGGTCAGCGTCGACTTTCCCGTGAGCATGGGGAGCTATCGTTTCGCCCGGGGCCCGGAGGAGCCGGTCGTCCTGCATATCCTCCGGACGCCCAACCAACCCGGGTTGCCGGCGCGCGACCAGCATCGGGTGGGCCGCACCGAGTTACTGGCGACGCCGTTCGTCACGTACGAGGCCCAGGTGCGCGACCAACTCGCCCGAGTGCTCGGACCGGGTGGATTCGACCCGGCGCGGGATATCGCGGGGATCACGGTGAATCGCTGGTCGCACGGGTACACGTATGAGTACAACTCGCTCTACGATCCGGCGTGGGCGCCCGGACAGGCGCCGCATGAACTGGCGCGGGTGACCCGTGGCCGCATTGCCATCGCGAATGCAGACGCGGCCGCCTATGCCTACACCGACGCAGCAATTGACCAGGCGTGGCGTGCGGCGAGCGAGCTGACGGGGCCCGGTCGACGCGGAGGCCCATCGCGACCGGGGGCGGGGTGA
- a CDS encoding P1 family peptidase yields the protein MRRSFLLFVLPLTVAAQKPREHDLKLPIGGTPGRLNAITDVAGVEVGHTTLISGSGPLVVGKGPVRTGVTVVHPRGKTSADPVFGAWFTLNGNGEMTGTTWLQEGGILEGPIGITNTHSVGIVRDAILMWQVGKPGLQPWGLPVVAETYDGGLNDINGFHVTPDHVKAALDGATGGRVLEGAVGGGTGMRCHGFKGGIGTASRVLPASQGGYTVGVLVQCNYGSRRDLRIAGVPVGEEITDLQSCHAGPGAVPAEMRGVPKCGTSGGDDAASDPNREQGSIIVVVATDAPLMPHQLQRVVKRVAVGLGRQGGFGGNGSGDIFLAFSTANPRTAMTPDSASVKMLSNAIISPLFQLTAWATEAAITNALLAAETMTGANDLRIYALPQDRLLAAMRKYGRLP from the coding sequence ATGCGCCGCTCCTTCCTGTTGTTCGTCCTGCCGCTCACCGTGGCCGCCCAGAAGCCGCGCGAGCACGACCTCAAGTTGCCCATTGGCGGGACCCCCGGGCGACTGAACGCCATCACTGACGTCGCCGGTGTCGAGGTGGGCCACACCACCTTAATCTCGGGGAGCGGACCGCTGGTGGTTGGGAAAGGCCCGGTGCGCACGGGAGTCACGGTCGTACATCCGCGCGGCAAGACGAGCGCGGATCCCGTCTTTGGAGCGTGGTTCACGCTCAACGGCAACGGGGAGATGACCGGGACCACCTGGCTGCAGGAGGGGGGCATCCTTGAGGGCCCGATCGGCATCACCAACACGCATTCGGTCGGGATCGTGCGCGACGCGATCCTGATGTGGCAGGTCGGTAAGCCGGGGCTGCAGCCGTGGGGGCTGCCCGTGGTGGCCGAGACGTACGACGGCGGCCTGAACGACATCAACGGCTTTCACGTGACGCCGGATCACGTCAAGGCCGCGCTCGATGGCGCGACGGGCGGTCGCGTGCTGGAGGGAGCCGTTGGCGGCGGGACGGGGATGCGGTGTCACGGGTTCAAGGGCGGGATCGGCACCGCGTCGCGCGTCTTGCCCGCGAGTCAGGGCGGGTACACCGTCGGGGTGCTGGTGCAGTGCAACTACGGAAGCCGACGCGACCTGCGTATTGCCGGGGTCCCGGTGGGGGAGGAAATCACGGACCTCCAGTCCTGCCATGCCGGGCCCGGCGCCGTGCCGGCGGAGATGCGCGGGGTGCCCAAGTGCGGGACGAGCGGAGGGGACGACGCGGCCAGCGATCCCAATCGCGAGCAGGGCTCGATCATCGTGGTCGTGGCGACGGACGCGCCGCTGATGCCGCACCAGCTCCAGCGGGTCGTCAAGCGAGTTGCGGTCGGGCTGGGCCGGCAAGGTGGCTTTGGGGGAAACGGGTCCGGCGACATCTTTTTAGCGTTCTCGACGGCGAACCCCCGCACGGCCATGACGCCTGACTCGGCGAGTGTAAAGATGCTGAGCAACGCGATCATCTCCCCGCTGTTCCAGCTGACGGCGTGGGCGACGGAAGCGGCAATCACTAATGCCCTGCTGGCCGCCGAGACGATGACCGGCGCCAACGACCTGCGGATTTATGCCTTGCCGCAGGACCGGCTGCTCGCCGCCATGCGCAAGTATGGGCGCCTGCCCTGA
- the lpdA gene encoding dihydrolipoyl dehydrogenase: MSSITTDVVILGGGPGGYVAAIRAAQLGLSTVCVESDATLGGTCVNVGCIPSKALLQSSEHYEHARLHGHEHGLAFDGLRFDLAQMMRRKDEVVSSNTRGVEFLFKKNKVTWAKGHGTLRPGNVVEVRGHDGSTTMYQARHVILATGSVPIELPFLRFDERRVLSNVGALTIPEVPRHLVVIGGGVIGLELGSVWRRLGAKVTVVELMPTILPGNDDDITKEADRIFRKQGLELRTGTRVTGADVAAERVRIHVEKDGVSETLDADYVLVSVGRRPALRGIDAAALGLALGKRGEIVVDDQMRTNLPGVFAIGDVVGGKLLAHKAEEEGVVAAEVIAGKPVHMHYRSMPAVVYTWPEVATVGLTEAEVKATGRAYKSGKFPFSANGRARTMGETNGFVKFLADAQTDELLGCHMIGPNVSDLLAEVVLAFEYKGSSEDIAITVHSHPTLSETTKEAALAVLGRALHI; this comes from the coding sequence ATGTCCTCGATCACAACCGACGTCGTCATCCTTGGCGGTGGCCCTGGAGGCTACGTCGCAGCCATTCGCGCCGCCCAACTCGGTCTCTCCACGGTCTGCGTCGAGTCGGATGCCACCCTTGGGGGCACCTGCGTCAACGTGGGCTGCATCCCATCCAAGGCCCTGCTCCAGTCCTCCGAACACTACGAGCACGCTCGCCTGCACGGCCACGAGCACGGTCTCGCGTTTGACGGATTGCGATTCGACCTCGCCCAGATGATGCGGCGCAAGGATGAGGTGGTCTCGTCCAACACGCGAGGGGTGGAGTTCCTCTTCAAGAAGAACAAGGTGACCTGGGCGAAGGGCCACGGGACCCTGCGGCCGGGCAACGTCGTCGAGGTGCGGGGCCACGACGGCAGCACTACGATGTACCAGGCACGCCACGTCATCCTCGCCACCGGGTCCGTACCGATTGAGCTGCCCTTCCTGCGCTTCGACGAGCGACGGGTGCTCTCCAACGTCGGTGCGCTCACGATTCCCGAGGTGCCGCGGCACCTCGTGGTGATCGGCGGCGGGGTGATTGGCCTCGAACTCGGCTCGGTGTGGCGACGGCTTGGCGCCAAGGTCACCGTCGTCGAGTTGATGCCGACCATCCTCCCCGGCAACGACGACGACATCACCAAGGAAGCCGACCGCATCTTCCGCAAGCAGGGTCTTGAGCTGCGCACCGGGACCCGGGTCACCGGGGCCGACGTCGCCGCGGAACGCGTACGGATCCACGTGGAGAAAGACGGCGTCTCCGAAACGCTCGACGCCGACTATGTGCTCGTGTCCGTTGGCCGGCGCCCCGCCCTGCGAGGGATCGACGCGGCCGCCCTAGGGCTGGCTCTCGGAAAGCGCGGTGAGATCGTCGTCGATGACCAGATGCGCACCAACCTCCCCGGTGTCTTTGCCATTGGGGACGTGGTCGGCGGCAAGCTGCTCGCTCACAAGGCGGAGGAAGAGGGCGTCGTGGCCGCCGAGGTCATTGCGGGCAAGCCGGTACACATGCACTACCGCTCGATGCCAGCAGTCGTATACACCTGGCCCGAGGTCGCCACGGTCGGACTGACCGAAGCCGAGGTCAAGGCCACGGGACGAGCCTACAAGTCGGGGAAATTCCCCTTCTCGGCGAACGGTCGCGCGCGCACCATGGGTGAGACCAACGGCTTCGTGAAGTTCCTTGCGGACGCGCAGACCGACGAACTCCTCGGCTGTCACATGATCGGCCCCAACGTATCCGATCTCCTCGCGGAGGTCGTCCTGGCGTTCGAGTACAAGGGATCTTCAGAGGACATCGCGATCACCGTGCACTCGCATCCCACCTTGTCCGAAACAACAAAGGAAGCCGCGCTCGCCGTGCTGGGCCGCGCCCTGCACATTTAG
- a CDS encoding phosphoglycerate dehydrogenase: MSATWTVLVADSIALDGLAPLASDPRFTVVVKPGLSGEDLANAMADADAVLVRSATKITRASLAKADRLKAIGRAGVGVDTIDVDAASERGIPVLTAPAGNTIAAAELTMALLLAVARKVPAADRSMKAGEWDRKSFNGIELYGKTLGLVGAGRIGGQVAKRARAFGMQVVVYDPYLTPERAMELDVRLAPLAEVISQADVLSVHVPLTEATANLIGAAQLATMKKGALLLNVARGGVVNEKALLDALTSGHLAGAALDVYEQEPLGKDSPLRSLPNVVMTPHLGASTAEAQQNVAIEIAEAVRNCLANGDLANAVNRTQLGR; this comes from the coding sequence ATGAGTGCGACGTGGACGGTCCTGGTCGCCGACAGCATCGCGCTCGACGGCCTCGCGCCACTTGCCTCCGATCCGCGTTTCACGGTCGTGGTCAAGCCGGGCCTGTCGGGTGAGGACCTCGCCAACGCGATGGCGGACGCCGATGCGGTGCTGGTGCGCAGTGCCACGAAGATCACCCGCGCCTCGCTCGCGAAGGCCGATCGCCTCAAGGCCATCGGCCGTGCGGGCGTCGGTGTCGACACCATCGATGTCGACGCGGCCAGCGAACGTGGCATCCCGGTGCTCACCGCTCCCGCGGGAAATACCATCGCGGCAGCCGAGCTCACGATGGCCCTGCTCCTGGCTGTGGCCCGCAAGGTCCCGGCCGCCGACCGCTCCATGAAGGCGGGCGAGTGGGACCGCAAGTCGTTCAACGGCATTGAGCTGTACGGCAAGACCCTCGGCCTCGTCGGGGCGGGACGTATCGGCGGCCAAGTGGCCAAGCGGGCTCGCGCCTTCGGCATGCAGGTGGTTGTGTACGACCCGTACCTCACCCCGGAGCGGGCGATGGAGCTGGACGTGCGGCTGGCACCGCTAGCGGAGGTAATTTCGCAGGCCGACGTACTCTCGGTGCACGTTCCGCTCACCGAAGCCACCGCCAACCTCATCGGGGCCGCCCAGCTCGCGACCATGAAGAAGGGGGCCCTGCTCCTGAACGTGGCACGCGGTGGTGTCGTCAACGAGAAGGCGCTGCTGGACGCCCTCACGTCTGGTCATTTGGCCGGAGCTGCGCTCGATGTGTATGAACAGGAGCCCCTGGGGAAGGACAGCCCACTGCGATCGCTCCCGAACGTTGTCATGACCCCACACCTCGGCGCATCCACGGCTGAGGCCCAGCAGAACGTTGCCATCGAGATCGCCGAAGCCGTCCGGAACTGCCTCGCGAACGGCGACCTGGCAAACGCCGTCAACCGGACGCAGCTCGGTCGATAG
- a CDS encoding alanine--glyoxylate aminotransferase family protein has product MTTAVDPTSQPGVKAPPFGKFFLPGPTEVRHDVLAAMTQQMMAHRGKDIEAIMGRVLTGLQAVFRTTRLVHTATSSATGLMEAGVRNAVRERVLCLVNGSFSERFHKAAVNSGIAADKIELPYGQYHSPDMVADALKGGKYDVVTVVHSETSTGVLNPIADIAKAVHAAGDVVLVVDTVSSMGAGQIESDAWELDYVLTGSQKALALPSGLAFCTANDRVMARAKESKRRGLYFDLLEFEEYTKKNQSPNTPAVSLLYALDVQLAHIQRETMEARWARHTAMAERTWAWTRENGDRLGVSLYAPEGYRAPGVTCITAPKGKPGSAIVSEMKKRGFVIASGYGKLKDDMVRIGHMGDHTLAELEVVLEHLGEVMSA; this is encoded by the coding sequence ATGACCACCGCCGTTGATCCAACCAGCCAGCCAGGGGTGAAGGCCCCGCCGTTCGGGAAGTTCTTCCTCCCGGGGCCGACCGAGGTGCGCCACGACGTCCTCGCTGCCATGACCCAGCAGATGATGGCCCATCGTGGCAAGGATATCGAAGCCATCATGGGACGCGTCCTCACCGGGTTGCAGGCGGTGTTCCGGACCACGCGGCTCGTCCACACCGCCACGTCGTCCGCAACAGGGCTCATGGAGGCTGGCGTGCGTAACGCGGTGCGCGAGCGCGTGCTGTGCCTCGTGAACGGCTCGTTCTCGGAGCGTTTCCACAAGGCCGCCGTGAATTCGGGGATCGCGGCCGACAAGATCGAGCTTCCCTACGGGCAGTATCACTCGCCCGACATGGTGGCCGACGCACTCAAGGGTGGGAAGTACGATGTCGTCACCGTCGTTCACTCGGAAACGTCGACTGGCGTCCTCAACCCGATTGCCGACATCGCCAAGGCCGTCCACGCCGCCGGTGACGTGGTCCTCGTCGTCGACACCGTGTCGTCCATGGGCGCCGGACAGATCGAGAGTGATGCCTGGGAGCTCGACTACGTCCTCACCGGCTCGCAAAAGGCCTTGGCCCTCCCGTCCGGACTCGCGTTCTGCACGGCCAACGACCGCGTGATGGCCCGCGCCAAGGAGAGCAAGCGGCGCGGCCTGTACTTCGACCTCCTGGAGTTCGAGGAATACACGAAGAAGAACCAATCGCCCAACACGCCGGCCGTGTCGCTCCTGTACGCCCTCGACGTGCAGCTGGCACACATCCAGCGCGAGACCATGGAAGCTCGGTGGGCACGCCACACCGCCATGGCGGAACGCACCTGGGCCTGGACGCGCGAGAATGGCGATCGCCTCGGGGTTTCCCTCTACGCCCCCGAAGGGTATCGCGCCCCCGGTGTCACCTGCATCACCGCACCCAAGGGCAAGCCTGGCTCCGCGATCGTCAGCGAGATGAAGAAGCGCGGGTTCGTGATCGCGTCCGGATACGGCAAGCTCAAGGATGACATGGTCCGTATTGGTCACATGGGCGACCACACGTTGGCCGAGCTTGAGGTTGTCCTCGAGCACCTCGGCGAGGTGATGTCCGCATGA